In Pirellulales bacterium, a single genomic region encodes these proteins:
- a CDS encoding GNAT family N-acetyltransferase, producing MARVVEINCLERLRGYRGNWNWLLADTRGATFFQTFDWLEIYLRHFGGRLRLRVLLVSGSDGPLGILPLVVLPEATRLGTVRVLTYPMDGWGTFYGPIGPQPTATLLAGLRHVAATRRDWDLVDLRWVDADGVDKGRTRQALRAAALAASEQPLLQAAQIETSGGWKNYWSERDPDWRREVERSRRKLADLGELQFVRYRPAGASAGEGDPRWELYDACEAIARRSWQGSSSDGTTLSHESVRGYLRDAHASAVSAGGVDLNLLRIGGRPAAFAYNYHYAGSVYGLRAGFDPAIGRSGAGSVLMRMLVEDSFCRGDELIDLGPDPLKYKRRWSTRVQTAYHYPHYAAAGLKAQALRAKRWLLGAKV from the coding sequence ATGGCCCGCGTCGTCGAAATTAATTGCCTCGAGCGGCTGCGCGGCTATCGCGGCAATTGGAACTGGCTGCTGGCCGACACTCGCGGGGCGACATTCTTTCAAACATTCGATTGGCTCGAAATCTATCTGCGGCACTTCGGCGGTCGGCTGCGGCTGCGGGTGTTGCTCGTTTCGGGCAGCGATGGGCCACTCGGGATTCTTCCGCTGGTCGTGTTGCCTGAGGCGACACGGCTGGGCACGGTTCGTGTGCTGACATATCCGATGGACGGCTGGGGAACGTTTTATGGTCCCATCGGACCGCAGCCGACGGCGACGCTTTTGGCCGGACTGCGGCATGTTGCCGCTACCCGGCGCGACTGGGATCTGGTCGACTTGCGGTGGGTCGATGCCGACGGCGTCGACAAAGGCCGCACGCGGCAAGCCCTGCGCGCCGCCGCTTTGGCTGCGTCCGAGCAACCGCTGCTGCAAGCCGCGCAGATCGAAACGTCGGGCGGATGGAAGAATTATTGGTCGGAGCGTGATCCGGATTGGCGGCGCGAGGTGGAGCGCTCGCGGCGAAAGTTGGCCGACCTTGGCGAGCTGCAGTTTGTCCGCTATCGTCCGGCGGGGGCAAGCGCCGGCGAAGGCGATCCGCGATGGGAGTTGTACGACGCGTGCGAAGCGATTGCCCGGCGGAGTTGGCAAGGCTCATCGAGCGACGGCACGACGTTGAGCCACGAGTCGGTGCGCGGTTATTTGCGCGATGCGCATGCGTCGGCGGTGTCGGCGGGGGGCGTCGATTTGAATTTGCTGCGAATCGGGGGCCGGCCTGCCGCATTCGCCTACAACTATCATTACGCCGGCAGCGTTTATGGCTTGCGAGCCGGGTTCGATCCGGCCATCGGCCGATCGGGAGCCGGCAGCGTGTTGATGCGAATGCTGGTGGAAGATAGTTTTTGCCGCGGGGACGAACTGATCGATCTCGGCCCCGACCCGCTGAAATACAAACGTCGCTGGTCGACCCGCGTCCAGACCGCCTACCATTATCCCCACTACGCCGCCGCGGGATTGAAGGCGCAAGCGCTGCGGGCCAAGCGTTGGTTGCTGGGAGCCAAGGTTTGA
- the cmk gene encoding (d)CMP kinase — protein MIVTLDGPAGAGKSTAARALARRLGFRFLDTGAMYRAVALAAVERDLNWDDAPALVQLARQLTIELRGTQVLLDGIDVSDAIRTSAVTGVTHYAANNPGVREVLVDLQRRAVGDADIVAEGRDQGTVVFPRAECKIFLTASAEERARRRQADLAVRGESMPLAEILARQNERDSRDASRRVGPLAAASDAVTVLTDGLSPSEVVDKLESLVRARMK, from the coding sequence ATGATTGTCACCCTCGATGGGCCGGCCGGCGCCGGCAAGAGCACCGCGGCCCGGGCCTTGGCTCGGCGATTGGGATTCCGCTTTCTCGATACGGGGGCCATGTACCGCGCCGTCGCTTTGGCGGCCGTCGAGCGCGATTTAAACTGGGACGACGCACCCGCATTGGTGCAGCTTGCCCGGCAATTGACGATCGAGCTTCGTGGCACGCAGGTTCTTCTCGACGGCATCGACGTGAGCGATGCAATTCGCACCTCGGCCGTGACAGGTGTGACGCACTATGCCGCCAATAATCCGGGCGTGCGCGAAGTGCTTGTCGATCTCCAGCGCCGGGCAGTCGGCGACGCCGACATCGTTGCCGAAGGGCGCGATCAGGGAACCGTCGTATTTCCGCGCGCCGAATGTAAAATCTTTCTCACCGCCAGCGCCGAAGAGCGTGCCCGGCGGCGACAGGCCGATTTGGCGGTCCGCGGCGAGTCGATGCCCTTGGCCGAAATTTTGGCGCGGCAGAACGAGCGCGACTCGCGCGACGCCAGCCGCCGGGTGGGCCCCTTGGCCGCGGCGAGCGATGCCGTTACCGTTTTGACCGACGGTTTGTCGCCGTCGGAGGTGGTCGATAAGTTGGAATCGCTAGTCCGCGCCCGCATGAAATAA
- a CDS encoding lysophospholipid acyltransferase family protein: MVQRSFPKRLWYDVLRVVCRMAGILVFRIRCRGRNFVPPTGGGLVLSNHQSHLDPVLVGLATDRRLNYLARDTLFKFAPFRWLIRSLDAIPLDREGLGLAGLKETLKRLKRGELVLIFPEGTRTRDGEVGVLKPGFCALARRAGVPLLPVGIDGAFDSWPRWKSLPGRAVIHIQFGEPLEPAEIAKLDDRQLVAEMDRRIRAAHAAARTYRQCALEGTKMLLEVGCHGRPSR, encoded by the coding sequence ATGGTCCAACGCTCATTCCCCAAGCGGCTGTGGTACGACGTGTTGCGGGTGGTGTGTCGGATGGCCGGAATTCTCGTTTTCCGGATTCGTTGCCGTGGCCGGAATTTCGTTCCGCCCACCGGCGGAGGATTGGTCCTTTCGAATCATCAAAGCCATCTTGATCCGGTGCTCGTGGGTTTGGCAACCGACCGGCGGCTGAATTATCTGGCTCGCGATACGCTTTTCAAGTTTGCGCCGTTTCGCTGGCTGATCCGCTCGCTCGACGCGATTCCGCTCGATCGCGAAGGGCTCGGATTGGCCGGGCTCAAAGAAACGCTCAAGCGGCTGAAACGGGGCGAACTTGTGCTGATCTTCCCTGAAGGAACGCGCACGCGCGACGGCGAGGTCGGCGTGCTGAAGCCGGGTTTTTGTGCTCTGGCGCGGCGGGCCGGAGTGCCCCTGTTGCCCGTCGGCATCGACGGGGCATTCGATTCATGGCCACGCTGGAAGTCGCTGCCGGGTCGGGCGGTGATCCATATTCAATTCGGGGAACCGCTCGAGCCGGCCGAAATTGCTAAGCTGGATGATCGCCAATTAGTGGCCGAAATGGATCGCCGCATCCGCGCCGCACATGCGGCGGCACGGACCTATCGACAATGCGCGCTCGAAGGGACGAAGATGTTGCTCGAAGTCGGCTGCCACGGTCGGCCATCGAGATAA
- a CDS encoding PrsW family glutamic-type intramembrane protease has protein sequence MFLALIPLAIDTLWSKPAIQDFTERLASTAEDHPEIAPRLDDWANRLSAHAASFEELFNILPNHEVEGAFLPRDSHLHWALALVAAALFFGLLLALFPSAKLNRLSLAGIGLLTATVGVLLLIGFQYAAEWTQGHMLIGRSIVVLIFYIVKFIGFSYNCANDPQNGFLFSFFGFTLGVGLCEEICKAIPLMARFQQLDAPSRNSSNTWQNACLWGMASGVGFGIAEGILYSGSQYNGMSSGLIYLVRFVSCVTLHAAWAGSVGITMFNRQGSLQNTDSWYEYVFELLITISIAMTLHGLYDTLFKKDLPVLALGVAVASFGWFAFQIESMRRFEPAAKPLRAAVG, from the coding sequence TTGTTTCTGGCGTTGATTCCGCTCGCCATCGACACACTCTGGTCGAAGCCGGCAATCCAAGACTTTACCGAGCGGCTCGCGAGCACTGCGGAGGATCATCCCGAAATCGCGCCGCGCCTCGACGATTGGGCTAACCGGTTGAGTGCTCACGCGGCCAGTTTCGAGGAATTGTTCAACATCCTGCCCAACCATGAGGTCGAGGGGGCTTTTCTCCCGCGAGACAGCCATTTGCATTGGGCGCTGGCACTGGTTGCCGCCGCGCTATTCTTCGGACTTCTCCTGGCATTGTTTCCGTCAGCGAAGCTCAATCGGCTCTCGCTGGCCGGCATCGGGCTGCTCACGGCCACGGTCGGTGTTCTGCTGTTGATCGGATTTCAATATGCCGCCGAATGGACGCAGGGCCACATGCTGATCGGCCGCAGCATTGTCGTGCTGATTTTCTACATCGTGAAATTCATCGGCTTCTCCTATAACTGCGCGAACGACCCTCAAAACGGTTTCCTGTTCTCCTTCTTCGGTTTTACGCTCGGCGTCGGCTTGTGCGAAGAAATCTGCAAAGCGATTCCGCTTATGGCACGCTTTCAGCAACTCGACGCGCCGTCGCGCAATTCGAGCAACACCTGGCAGAACGCATGCCTGTGGGGAATGGCGTCGGGCGTCGGCTTCGGCATTGCCGAAGGCATTCTCTATTCCGGAAGCCAATACAACGGGATGTCGTCGGGATTGATCTACCTCGTGCGATTCGTCTCCTGCGTGACATTGCATGCGGCGTGGGCCGGCTCGGTAGGTATTACGATGTTCAACCGCCAAGGGTCTCTTCAAAACACGGATAGCTGGTACGAATACGTATTCGAGTTGCTCATTACGATCAGCATCGCAATGACATTGCACGGACTGTACGACACGCTCTTCAAGAAGGATCTGCCGGTGCTGGCATTGGGCGTCGCCGTCGCATCGTTTGGCTGGTTTGCGTTCCAAATCGAATCGATGCGCCGCTTCGAACCTGCGGCAAAGCCGCTTCGCGCGGCAGTCGGGTGA
- a CDS encoding glucose-1-phosphate adenylyltransferase → MKNVLALVLGGGRGTRLYPLTKFRSKPAVPLAGKYRLIDVPISNCINSGVNSIYVLTQFNSVSLHRHIRRTYTFDPYNAGFVEILAAQQTLGSSDWYQGTADAVRQNIRYLQSTEIDCVLVLSGDQLYRMNYAEMVKTHKESGADVTIAAMPVSREAASGFGIMRSDDSGRVVDFLEKPKTAEQVERMRTEPAWIDRRGVASHGRDLMASMGIYLFNRDLLVDVLTKTDYHDFGREIFPASIASQTVQMHLFDGYWEDIGTIKSFYQCNLDLAAAHPPFDLVSAEAPIYTRARFLPPSRIEGAQVSQSLISDGCMIGEGAVIENSVIGLRCRIGRGAVVRNSVVMGADDYDSPETMARCQHTIPQGIGAGTEIDGVIVDKNCRIGANVRVVNDKKLDTSEETPEYMICDGIVVVQKGAVLSDGWKL, encoded by the coding sequence ATGAAAAATGTTCTCGCTCTCGTGCTCGGCGGCGGTCGAGGAACTCGGCTCTATCCGCTCACGAAGTTCCGCTCGAAGCCGGCCGTGCCATTGGCCGGCAAATATCGGCTCATTGACGTGCCGATCTCGAATTGCATTAATAGCGGAGTGAATTCGATCTATGTGCTGACGCAATTCAATTCCGTCAGCCTGCACCGGCATATCCGACGCACCTATACGTTCGATCCCTACAACGCCGGCTTCGTCGAAATCCTTGCTGCGCAACAAACGCTCGGCAGTTCCGATTGGTATCAAGGCACGGCTGACGCCGTACGGCAAAACATCCGCTATCTCCAATCGACCGAGATCGACTGTGTGCTCGTGCTGTCCGGCGATCAGCTCTATCGCATGAACTACGCCGAAATGGTGAAAACGCACAAAGAATCGGGCGCGGATGTGACGATCGCCGCCATGCCCGTCTCACGCGAAGCCGCGTCGGGGTTCGGCATCATGCGCAGCGACGATTCCGGCCGGGTGGTCGATTTTCTCGAAAAGCCCAAAACCGCCGAGCAAGTCGAACGGATGCGCACCGAGCCGGCCTGGATCGACCGCCGCGGCGTCGCCAGCCATGGACGCGATCTCATGGCCAGCATGGGCATCTATTTGTTCAATCGCGATTTGCTGGTCGATGTGCTGACAAAGACCGATTATCACGATTTCGGCCGCGAAATATTTCCCGCTTCGATCGCGTCACAAACAGTGCAAATGCACTTGTTCGACGGCTATTGGGAAGACATCGGCACGATCAAATCGTTCTACCAGTGCAATCTCGATCTGGCGGCGGCGCATCCGCCGTTTGATCTCGTGTCGGCCGAAGCGCCGATCTACACGCGGGCCAGATTTCTGCCCCCTTCGCGAATCGAGGGAGCGCAGGTTAGCCAAAGCCTGATTTCCGACGGCTGCATGATCGGCGAGGGAGCCGTGATCGAAAACAGCGTGATCGGCCTGCGATGCCGGATCGGGCGCGGAGCCGTGGTGCGCAACTCGGTCGTCATGGGAGCCGACGATTACGATTCGCCCGAAACGATGGCCCGCTGCCAGCACACGATTCCGCAAGGGATCGGCGCCGGGACGGAGATCGACGGCGTGATCGTCGACAAGAATTGCCGCATCGGCGCGAATGTTCGCGTCGTCAACGACAAGAAACTCGACACGAGCGAGGAAACGCCCGAATACATGATCTGCGACGGCATCGTCGTCGTGCAGAAAGGGGCCGTATTGAGCGACGGCTGGAAACTCTGA
- a CDS encoding M48 family metallopeptidase, translated as MLAAGCGVQEQGTGPGHRMQSLALSPQQELQVGHDAFKQILAKSHVVRSGPQVDQVERVGRRIAAVVAIEPLMREINLHVTPGEFEWEYAVLESRQINAFCLPGGKICVYTGLLDVVRNDDQLAAVMSHEISHALAHHISERIARERTVGHGLLSLHYDRQQESEADHIGIFLMTFAGYDPDQAVAFWQEMEAASGPTSMPAILSDHPSDASRLRQIQEWIPMAKAAKRAYDEHRIAPLNGRG; from the coding sequence ATGTTGGCCGCTGGGTGCGGAGTTCAAGAACAAGGCACCGGGCCGGGGCACCGCATGCAATCGCTGGCCCTCAGCCCACAGCAAGAACTGCAAGTCGGCCACGACGCCTTCAAACAGATTCTGGCGAAGTCGCACGTCGTCCGTAGCGGCCCGCAAGTTGATCAGGTCGAGCGGGTTGGCCGAAGAATCGCGGCCGTCGTGGCGATCGAACCGTTGATGCGCGAAATAAATTTGCACGTGACGCCGGGCGAATTCGAATGGGAATATGCGGTGCTCGAAAGCCGGCAGATCAATGCCTTCTGTTTGCCCGGCGGAAAGATTTGCGTTTATACCGGTTTGCTCGACGTCGTGCGCAATGACGATCAGCTCGCGGCCGTGATGTCGCACGAGATCTCCCACGCGCTGGCTCACCACATCAGCGAGCGGATCGCCCGCGAACGCACGGTGGGGCATGGATTGCTTTCGCTCCACTACGACCGGCAGCAAGAATCCGAGGCCGACCATATCGGCATCTTCTTGATGACGTTCGCCGGTTACGATCCCGATCAAGCAGTGGCATTTTGGCAGGAAATGGAAGCGGCGTCGGGGCCGACGTCGATGCCGGCGATCCTGTCCGACCACCCGAGCGACGCCAGCCGTCTCCGGCAGATCCAAGAATGGATCCCGATGGCTAAGGCCGCCAAGCGGGCCTACGACGAACATCGCATCGCACCGCTGAATGGGCGCGGCTAA
- a CDS encoding metalloregulator ArsR/SmtB family transcription factor, which produces MVNLLENSSEISTAPEPVSAADDQLLAPPGLSPEMLSDSVARDLVRVFKVLSDATRLRIIYFLLQADELHVRALCDLLGQSQPAVSHHLALLRVSGLIDARRQGKHNFYRLLPAAFHKLLDQVYATVPAGMRRTRFEQHVFEAVFAGSQG; this is translated from the coding sequence GTGGTGAATCTGCTGGAAAACTCGTCCGAGATATCGACCGCGCCGGAGCCAGTCAGTGCGGCCGACGATCAGTTGTTGGCTCCGCCCGGCCTTTCGCCCGAGATGCTTTCCGACAGCGTCGCGCGGGATTTGGTGCGCGTGTTCAAAGTGCTTTCCGACGCCACTCGTCTGCGGATCATCTACTTCTTGCTGCAAGCCGACGAGCTGCATGTCCGGGCACTCTGCGACCTGCTCGGCCAAAGCCAGCCGGCGGTGAGCCATCATTTGGCGCTTTTGCGCGTGTCCGGCTTGATTGACGCTCGCCGGCAGGGGAAACATAATTTTTACCGCTTGCTTCCGGCGGCGTTCCACAAGTTGCTCGATCAGGTGTATGCCACCGTGCCGGCCGGCATGCGGCGAACACGCTTCGAGCAGCATGTGTTCGAAGCGGTCTTCGCCGGCAGCCAAGGCTGA
- a CDS encoding TlpA disulfide reductase family protein produces MNRLLAALLCAAIIGFAGISGCGHPISAQPAAADPAVKENAAAGPNTADAVSLKLLDDAGLERLIAGDRGKVVVIDAWSTACPPCVRDFPKLVEFHRRFAGKRVACISLSFDYEGFGRPEDNLPRVLDFLRQKKATFDNVLSSEDSDAMYKKLGIASVPTVLVYDQQGKLRERLEEAAEDSPERPLYDRVEGLVTKLLAE; encoded by the coding sequence ATGAATCGACTGCTCGCCGCACTACTCTGCGCGGCAATTATTGGATTTGCGGGAATCTCCGGGTGCGGGCATCCGATTTCCGCGCAGCCGGCGGCTGCGGACCCGGCGGTCAAAGAAAATGCCGCCGCTGGGCCGAATACTGCCGATGCGGTGTCGCTCAAACTTCTCGACGATGCGGGCCTCGAGCGGCTAATTGCCGGCGATCGCGGGAAAGTGGTTGTGATCGATGCATGGAGCACGGCCTGCCCGCCCTGCGTGCGCGATTTTCCGAAGCTCGTCGAATTCCATCGGCGGTTTGCTGGGAAGCGCGTGGCCTGCATTTCGCTTAGTTTCGACTACGAAGGCTTTGGCCGGCCTGAGGACAATCTGCCGCGAGTGCTCGATTTTCTACGGCAAAAGAAAGCGACGTTCGACAACGTGTTGTCGTCGGAAGATTCGGATGCGATGTACAAGAAGCTCGGCATCGCCTCCGTTCCGACCGTGCTGGTGTACGACCAGCAGGGAAAACTTCGCGAGCGATTGGAAGAGGCGGCGGAAGATTCGCCCGAAAGGCCGCTCTACGATCGCGTCGAAGGGCTCGTGACAAAGCTGCTCGCGGAATGA
- a CDS encoding DUF2752 domain-containing protein, whose translation MLLILLAAPLFVGVLVLLYSRDPAGESGYPVCVFHHLTGLDCPGCGTLRALHQLLHGNVLAALRLNALSVCLLPVLALVVARNWLAAWRGRVARWPRPRWVPAGWRWGIVVLVIGFGILRNVPLWPFKLLAPH comes from the coding sequence TTGCTGCTAATTCTGCTTGCCGCGCCGCTGTTCGTCGGGGTGCTGGTGCTGCTCTATTCGAGAGACCCCGCGGGCGAAAGCGGTTATCCGGTCTGTGTTTTTCACCATCTGACGGGCCTGGATTGTCCCGGCTGCGGCACGCTTCGGGCGCTGCATCAGCTTCTGCACGGCAATGTGCTCGCGGCGCTGCGGCTCAATGCCTTGTCGGTTTGCCTGCTGCCGGTATTGGCCCTCGTTGTGGCGCGAAACTGGTTGGCGGCATGGCGCGGCCGGGTGGCGCGGTGGCCGCGGCCGCGCTGGGTGCCCGCCGGGTGGCGATGGGGGATTGTCGTGCTAGTGATCGGGTTTGGTATCCTGAGGAATGTGCCGCTCTGGCCGTTCAAGCTTTTGGCTCCGCACTGA